A segment of the Hyperolius riggenbachi isolate aHypRig1 chromosome 8, aHypRig1.pri, whole genome shotgun sequence genome:
CAAAACAAGACCAGGACGGGTCAGGTGTTGTGTATATACGCAAAAAACAACGTAAACGAAAAAGACATATTGACAGCATAGTTCTTCCACCTTTTCTCAATAAAACCAATGGTCGCAAGAAGCGCAGAAGACAGAAATCACCAGCTCGTTCACCAGGCGACATCTTTTAATCGGCGACATGGCTTTCGTGCACGACTGCTCGACCGAGTATGCCAAATCAGAATTGGATATCTTTCAAATACCACCGACACAAACAAGTATTGAAAAATCTATTTATGTAGAAATACAACCTATCGCCGCAATAGCTGACGGCACTCCCTTGGAATTCTTTATATCCGGAAGCGGCGAATATTATTACGACTTAAATAATACCTTGCTACATATCACCTGCCGAATACTTAAAGCGGACAACACGCTCCTGCAAGATGGCGCTCGTGTAGCATTGGTTAATTACCCTATAGCCAGTCTTTTCAGTCAGCTAGATATATCACTCGGCGATCGATTAATATCTACAAGCGATAATCTGTATACCTACAGAGCCTATATAGAAACACTTCTAAACTATAACGCACAGACTTTGGCGACACAGTTTACAGCCGGTTTATTCTATAAGGATACAGCGGGACATTTTGATGACCGTGCGCTGGACGGTAACAATGCAGGCTTCATCAAAAGAGCGCAATTTACAACACGGTCCAGAAGCGTCGAACTAGTGGGTCCAATTTACGCCGATGTCTTTAATCAGCCAAAGCTGGTCCTGAATGGATTAGACCTGAAGATTAAACTCACCAGGAATAAAGACTCTTTTTGCCTTATGAGTGCCGAAGCTGAGGCGTTTAAAGTGCAGATACAAACAGCGTCGTTATATATTAAAAGGGTTCAAGTCTCACCAGCCGTGAGGATCGGTCACAGCCAGGCGCTGTTAACCGCTAACGCAAAGTACGCCATTGACCGGGCGTGTCTCAAAGTATACAGCATACCGGCCGGGACACGAATTTCCAACCATGAAAATCTATTTCTCGGCAATATACCAAAAATCGTGATACTCGCTCTGGTAGGAAATGAAGAATTTTCTGGAAGTTACCAGAGGAATCCGTTGCGGTTCGGTCACTATAATGTAAATTATGCCTGCCTGTATTTAGACGGTCAACAGATACCTGCAAAACCTTTCCAGCCTAACTTTCAGGCAGAAGCCGCCATCCGAGAATACATGTCTTTGGTGCACATCACAGGCAAACAAAAAGCTGACAACGCACTATCGTTTGACAGGTCGGAATACATGAATGGTTACACCCTGTTCGCGTTTGACACAACGCCGGATCAAGAAGCGGGGTCAGGGCATTTTTCTCTAGTAAAAATGGGTAACCTGAGGGCAGAACTACGTTTTTCCGACCCCACCCCAACAACCCTGAACATGATTGTGTACTCTTTAAACGATAACGTTATTGAAATTAACCATAAAAGAGAAGTTCTATATGATTATTAACAATAATGAATAATTTTGAAATCGAGAACGCTGTGAAAGCCGATTCTTGCGCAAGACGAATCTTTAGAGGTGTAATACCGTGTGATTTTTTACCGACATATAAGATCGTTCAGAGACCCGCTGCGTATATTGTGAATACAGATCCTTCTTCGCGTTGGGGGCAGCACTGGATTTTAATAATGTTATTGAACGAGGATACATCACTTTTTTTTGACAGTTATGGACTGTCGCCAGATAATATCATCTTTCCTAAGGACTTCATACAGTTCTTAAACAGGAATTCTGACTGTATCACCTATAACAATAAACAGCTGCAGTCTACAGATAGCGCTGTGTGCGGGCATTACTGCGTTTATATGCTCCATCACCTAGCCAGAGGATATAAGCTAGAAGGGTTATTGAAAAAATTtgacaataattttaaaactaatgACGCTTTTGTACAAACATTTGTGGGTCGTAGATTAAAAAGTAAAATGAACTGTTGTTACTACAATCAATCATGTGTTTGTTATGTTGACAacgtacaataaatgtgtttaaatgAACAGAATGCTATTTTGACAATGTACAATAAActtggttaataaaaaaaatgtaatttcatcACATCTGAGGGTCTGTCTTTTGTTCTGTCATCAGCAACCCTCTACACATTGCAAAATGCAAGATCAGTATTTTTAGATAACACCTCTTATCTACTCTGAGCTTATGGTTGGGAGTTGTTTTAAGTTAttagaacacacacacagggtgtcactgtgaaaaaaaacacaatccaCAGCAAAATAGGCTATCTATATACAGGTTGTGCAATACCCCACACGCAGCAAAAAGAAAGCACAAGGCTTGTATTACACTCAGCAAAATATgacatgggcaaaaaaaaaaaaagtgcacaatcTTTAAATTATATGTGATTACTAATAGAGAATAGCCTTTATTTCTTCAAAATTATATAACACTAAGATCATCTGTGGGtatatttaatattttaaataaaaggcGTGTTTAGGGTTAcctggcaggtttttaaatgatcTGAAAGCCAGTCAATGAAATTATTAATAGAGAATCAATCTTTAAATTAAATGGGATTACTAATAGCCAATAAAATAGCATTTATTTATCCACAATTACATACAACATGTAAAGTTAAGATGCTCTGTGGgtatatttaatatttttaataaaaggtgtgtgtgtaggtttgCACTGTAAGTTTTTAAATAATCTGAAAAGTAGTCAATACAATTATTAATAGAGAAATAAAATATCTCTATACAGTTTGTGTGGTTATCACAAATTCAGCAAAGAGAATACCCCCTTTGAATAtaacatattttatttatgtagTGTGTTTGACCATTCAGCAATTACGCAACAAAAAGCACCCCCCGCGTGGATTCTAGGCTACTCAGCAATCACTcagcaaaaaaaagcatgcacgTCTTCTAGACCACTCAGCAAAAAGCATGCAGAGGGGTTGTAGCTTACGCAACAAAATAAAAGGGCACTTTTTATTGGCTGCCGAATTCAGATAAGATGATAGACCTAGCATAAATAAGACGGACCAAGAAAGCTAAAGTTACAGCTTGGAGCAAACACTCAAAGCCGTCGCAACCTTGAATACCAAAGGTCCCATCGACATCGTTTACCGCTGACTACCAAAACGCGTGCTTTAGAACTTTCTACAGCTAAGGAAAGAAggttagttttttttctttttcctcaatATACTTTATAATTTATAGCTATGTTTTTATGTAGTTGGTAAATATGCGCGCACAAAACAATTATAGacctatataggttttttttttgttttttgttttgttttgttctgtttttcccccaagcacaaatatatatatctattgatttcaaatatttttgcaacataattatatgtgtgtatatacgttATAATTTATAGCTATATTTTATGTAGTTGGTAGATATGTGCGTATAAAACGGTAATATATGTGCACAAAACAATTATAGACCTATATATGCTTTGTGGTTAATTTTTTTCTAGGGATgtagtattttttatgtttttttatgtttgtttttttttaatgttttttatggttgttgtgtttttttctacGCACATAGCAACGATAAATAGCCTGGCTTTTGATATTGTTGGAAAATTTGTGTGTACAGAATACTTATAGGTTTCTATAagcttttgtatttttttctatggCTGTAGTACCCAATATTAGTAATTTGCTATAATATGTTGGACAATTACAGCATCCATTTTTATATTTATAGATGGCGCAATActttcctgacagctcatggaacGGTTATTATGATGACATTCCAGATTCGCAGATGTGTAAGTTTACATACGAATGCTGTTTTTGGTAGTACAGTGTTGTTTTTAATTTCGAATAGCCAcctacaattataaaaaaaaaaaaaatgtttgttttctttctACTATAGTGTTCGATGAAGAGAGTGTGCTTGAGAGTTTTCATGAATCTGCCAATCATGCGCcagagagagaaataaacagtaagcgcgtgctacgattttttaaaattgctaaatgtgttttaaatatgtatatctcGCAGTAAATAGCCTTATGGTTTGCGTATAATGacctatttatatttattttattaattattatttttttcattttagttccAGACCCTTTTAGGGTTGTAACAACTAATGCCGAACCAGCTGTAATATCCTCGGGCACAACAACCACTACAATGCCATCCTGCAGGATTGTGGTGAAATCCGACCTAATTGACTTAACAGATACACAGGATGAGGACGGATCGGTGACACAAACAGTCACACAGGAAGAGGTCGCACCAGTGACAGAAACTAAGAAACGTAAGTATCATTTTATGCAGGCTGTAATATTTAATGTGAAATATCGTTTGGAGTAAATGTGTTGTCTATAGAGCTTTATATTTTGTTAATTTGCACTTGCAGAAGGAAAAAGTGGGTTACCGAAATCATGCGCAGAAAAAAGACGTAGTAAACCGAATTCATGTCCAAAAGGAAGAGGGCAGGGGAAGAAAACTGGCGGCGCCGCTCCTAATGCACGTAAGTGTATGTTTTATCTAAGCTGAAATATGTAATGTGATTCTTTTTATGAGATCTAAAAGCTTTAATGCATTGTGTCTGGTTGGGAAATTGGCGGCGTAATTAATTcttatattttgtttatttttacttgtagcaaaaaaattaaaagagaacCACAAAAGAATTAATGCGTCGCTGTCCGCCTTCAGACAGACACCCCCATCAATGGTCAATCAACCCACAACATCAACTGTCATGAGAGAACCAACTACGCAACAAAGGAATAATGGACCGATAAGGACAACGCCGCTATCACCGATTTGTGAAAACACAACTAACCCACCGCATCTCAAATATGGGGGTGGGCCAATAGACAAAAGACTAAACACCGCTTTTTACGCCGTTCAGGACACGCCCACAGCAGCTGCTGAGACAGACAATTTAAAGAGACGAATATTTGCGACACCTGATGCCAAACGTCAAAGAATAGACGGTGATGCCTCAGAAATGGCCGctacagccccaacccctacaACAAGTGCATTAAGCCCTACATACACACCGCCGCTTATAACCCAAGGCCCATGGGAAAGATCTTCACCAAATGCAACAGAAAATACAAGCGCACCAACACAGCTCCCGCAACTTATAACCTATGCCCTATGGGGGCGACAAGAGCAGGAGGACTTGGAGTATTTGGGAAGTAACAATCATCGCGTGAGTGCTATGGCAAATGATTTATTATGTAGTGTTTGGAACAGTTATATTTTACAAACAGCCATACCATCACCCTCAAATGCCGCCGCTTTAAGAGAGGTACGTGAAAAGCACGACAAATTGATGAGATATGTGGTGTTATATGAAAAAGATAGCTGTGACAATGCATGACTATGTATGTTGGGTAGTGGTATTACTGGCAatctcctgaaaaaaacaaataaaacacgtCTGAGCAAAAGGTCTAGAGCTTTAAAACGGGCTATAAAGATGTTACATACAGCCAGGCGTTCTCTACACGCTAGAAAAAAGAGGCTTTCTAACAAACATGTTATACCTCCTGGGCCCCCGAACAATCAAACAAGCCCCAATCAAAGAGACAGACCACTGCGAAGGCAAACACAAAAAGTTGTTACTGTCGACATTCATCAGCCTAACGCACAAACGCTACATACACCTGGTAATTCTACACCGTGTGTCGGTAGTGAGCAGATTGACAGGCCCATAGCAGACAGTACCGCACAAGGTCCAGACAATGACACGTGTGAACAGATCGACAGCTCCATAGCGGACAGTTCCTCACAAGATCCAGACAATGACACGGGTGTTGCTTCTGGGCCGGGTGGCTCTGCCCCTGTATTTTTAGACCATGTTTTCCATCACCGTCGGGAGCTAGTACATTTTAATG
Coding sequences within it:
- the LOC137527393 gene encoding uncharacterized protein F54H12.2-like, whose amino-acid sequence is MAFVHDCSTEYAKSELDIFQIPPTQTSIEKSIYVEIQPIAAIADGTPLEFFISGSGEYYYDLNNTLLHITCRILKADNTLLQDGARVALVNYPIASLFSQLDISLGDRLISTSDNLYTYRAYIETLLNYNAQTLATQFTAGLFYKDTAGHFDDRALDGNNAGFIKRAQFTTRSRSVELVGPIYADVFNQPKLVLNGLDLKIKLTRNKDSFCLMSAEAEAFKVQIQTASLYIKRVQVSPAVRIGHSQALLTANAKYAIDRACLKVYSIPAGTRISNHENLFLGNIPKIVILALVGNEEFSGSYQRNPLRFGHYNVNYACLYLDGQQIPAKPFQPNFQAEAAIREYMSLVHITGKQKADNALSFDRSEYMNGYTLFAFDTTPDQEAGSGHFSLVKMGNLRAELRFSDPTPTTLNMIVYSLNDNVIEINHKREVLYDY